The Neorhodopirellula lusitana genome includes a window with the following:
- a CDS encoding EAL domain-containing protein, which yields MTIIHSPTTAVTWTLTEYGSGQNQRRTIQIPNRPATVGRSDQADLCFAVSSISKLHAKLWTENGCLYVRDLGSTNGTHHNGAPIHQAELAEGDLLQFANAVFRVGRKDDSNIDGTMEESLIPWAQTLLTFDRLISERSVIPHFQPIITMDRQSTPGYEVLARSNLAELKNPAAMFEVAERLGQDATLSELMRDESARLLTKANRFDAQIFMNTHPVEFGTDRLMDSLRQLRDNYPQLRFTIEVHEGAVTQLDQMRSLRSAITDLGMELSYDDFGAGQGRLLELVEVPPHVLKFDMQLIRDIDSASKNRQELLRSLVRIAQDSGSVTLAEGVETEAEHETCVQLGFELGQGFLYGRPTPLDQLQ from the coding sequence ATGACCATCATCCACTCCCCGACGACCGCTGTCACCTGGACGCTGACCGAATACGGCAGCGGTCAAAACCAGCGACGCACCATTCAGATCCCGAATCGTCCTGCCACTGTCGGACGATCCGATCAGGCAGACCTGTGCTTCGCGGTTTCATCCATTTCGAAACTCCATGCCAAGCTGTGGACCGAAAATGGATGCCTTTATGTTCGAGATCTAGGCAGCACCAATGGCACACACCACAACGGCGCCCCGATCCATCAGGCCGAACTAGCCGAGGGTGACTTGTTGCAGTTTGCAAACGCGGTTTTTCGAGTGGGTCGCAAGGACGACAGCAACATTGACGGGACCATGGAAGAGAGTTTGATCCCGTGGGCACAAACACTGCTCACTTTCGATCGTCTGATTTCCGAACGATCCGTGATTCCTCACTTCCAACCCATCATCACGATGGATCGGCAATCGACGCCGGGATACGAGGTACTCGCACGCAGTAATTTGGCTGAGCTAAAGAATCCAGCCGCGATGTTTGAAGTTGCTGAACGACTTGGACAAGACGCAACACTGAGCGAGCTGATGCGAGATGAAAGTGCACGTTTGCTGACCAAGGCAAACCGATTCGATGCCCAGATTTTCATGAACACTCATCCAGTCGAGTTTGGAACCGACCGCTTGATGGACTCACTTCGTCAGCTGCGAGACAACTATCCTCAACTTCGTTTCACCATTGAAGTCCATGAAGGCGCCGTCACTCAGCTTGATCAAATGCGTTCCCTGCGAAGCGCCATCACGGATCTTGGGATGGAGTTGTCTTATGACGACTTCGGTGCCGGACAAGGTCGCCTGTTGGAACTGGTGGAAGTCCCACCGCATGTCTTGAAGTTCGACATGCAACTGATTCGCGACATCGACAGTGCTTCCAAGAACCGCCAAGAACTCTTGCGATCCTTGGTACGAATTGCTCAAGATTCCGGATCGGTCACGCTGGCCGAAGGTGTCGAAACCGAAGCCGAACACGAAACTTGCGTCCAACTTGGGTTTGAGCTGGGGCAAGGGTTTCTATACGGGCGTCCCACGCCGCTCGACCAATTGCAGTAA
- a CDS encoding FAD-dependent oxidoreductase, whose product MHAAGDYMQLASQPTTASHTVDSPSTVRLVVVGGGMAAHGFCQRIMESPQRSRFSVTVFGEEPRPAYDRVNLSSLLAGRDEAELLLSPRQWYDDHNIDLHTGRRITHIDLERREIHDQDGQVEPYDQLVLATGSYPWVPPIEGTNLPGVFVYRTIDDLESIRDYVATKHAKTAAVIGGGLLGLEAAKVIKDLGLSTTILEVAPGLMPRQLDAHGAKVLREKVQALGVKVHVTRRTKSISPDNGKLCLNFENADSINVDVVLVAAGIRPRDELAREAGLSLGPRGGIAVNRGLETSDPNVFAIGECAAVDGHIHGLVAPCYRMADVLAARLSGESVKFVDNEEAVELKLLGVPVITLGKAIGESTSGVVITHAGTDGYRKLILEQGRMVGAASVGQWDDADLIRMSVAENKRLWPTQRIRFLKTGTPFAGGAGLSIHQWPGTATVCSCMGVTRERLGLAIADGHTTVPELSQATGAGTACGTCKNLLCELVGAGPQKIQTRGANWVMSASVLAIGLVAAMTWMSPIPLATSVQDSWREIDLIWRDGFIKQVTGFTLLGIMLAALLFSLRKRTGIIRFGKYGWWRAAHACLGTAMLVGLIVHTGLRMGANLNFALSLTFLSLSVVGGLAGLAASIEPKLTGGSAMWVRVWRPRLTWIHIALFVPLPALLAGHVLSVYWY is encoded by the coding sequence GTGCACGCCGCCGGCGACTATATGCAACTTGCTTCCCAACCAACGACCGCTTCGCATACCGTCGATTCACCGTCGACGGTTCGCTTAGTAGTGGTGGGTGGAGGCATGGCGGCGCATGGGTTTTGCCAACGCATCATGGAATCGCCGCAGCGGTCCAGGTTCTCGGTGACCGTCTTTGGCGAAGAGCCTCGACCGGCGTACGACCGTGTGAACCTATCGTCGTTGCTGGCCGGTCGGGATGAAGCGGAACTGCTGCTTTCGCCAAGGCAGTGGTACGACGACCACAATATCGATCTGCATACCGGTCGGCGGATCACGCACATTGATTTAGAACGTCGCGAGATCCATGACCAGGACGGTCAGGTTGAACCTTACGATCAACTAGTGCTGGCGACGGGGTCGTATCCTTGGGTGCCGCCAATCGAAGGTACGAACCTTCCGGGCGTGTTTGTCTATCGGACGATTGATGATCTGGAGTCGATCCGCGATTACGTCGCGACGAAGCACGCGAAAACTGCTGCCGTGATCGGGGGTGGGTTGCTGGGTTTGGAAGCGGCCAAGGTGATCAAGGACCTGGGGTTATCGACGACGATCTTGGAAGTGGCTCCGGGCTTGATGCCGCGTCAATTGGATGCCCACGGCGCGAAGGTGTTGCGTGAAAAGGTGCAGGCCCTTGGCGTCAAAGTCCACGTGACTCGGCGGACGAAAAGTATCTCGCCGGACAACGGCAAGTTGTGTTTGAATTTTGAAAACGCGGACTCGATCAATGTGGACGTGGTCTTGGTCGCCGCTGGCATTCGGCCGCGTGACGAGCTAGCCCGCGAGGCAGGCTTGAGTCTGGGGCCGCGTGGTGGGATCGCGGTGAACCGGGGTTTGGAAACGAGCGATCCGAACGTTTTTGCGATTGGTGAGTGCGCCGCGGTGGACGGTCATATCCATGGTTTGGTGGCGCCGTGCTACCGGATGGCGGATGTGTTGGCGGCGCGGTTGTCGGGTGAGTCGGTGAAGTTTGTCGACAACGAGGAAGCGGTCGAGCTGAAGTTGTTGGGCGTGCCGGTGATCACACTGGGCAAGGCGATCGGTGAGTCGACATCCGGCGTTGTGATCACGCACGCGGGCACGGACGGTTACCGCAAATTGATCTTAGAACAGGGCCGGATGGTGGGCGCCGCGTCGGTGGGGCAATGGGATGATGCCGACTTGATTCGGATGTCGGTGGCGGAGAATAAGCGGTTGTGGCCGACCCAGCGGATTCGTTTCTTGAAGACCGGGACGCCTTTTGCTGGTGGTGCGGGCTTATCGATTCATCAGTGGCCTGGTACTGCGACGGTGTGTTCGTGCATGGGCGTGACCCGCGAGCGGTTGGGGCTAGCGATTGCCGATGGACACACGACGGTCCCGGAACTGTCGCAAGCGACCGGCGCCGGGACCGCTTGCGGGACTTGCAAGAACTTGCTTTGCGAATTGGTGGGCGCGGGTCCACAAAAGATTCAGACGCGCGGTGCGAATTGGGTGATGTCGGCCTCGGTCTTGGCCATCGGATTGGTCGCGGCGATGACGTGGATGTCGCCGATTCCGTTGGCCACCAGCGTGCAGGACTCTTGGCGTGAGATTGATCTGATTTGGCGCGATGGGTTCATTAAGCAGGTGACTGGGTTCACGTTGCTGGGAATCATGTTGGCGGCGTTGTTGTTTTCGCTTCGCAAACGCACGGGGATCATCCGGTTTGGGAAGTACGGTTGGTGGCGGGCGGCCCACGCGTGCCTGGGGACGGCGATGTTGGTGGGGTTGATCGTTCACACGGGTTTGCGGATGGGTGCGAATCTGAATTTTGCCTTGAGTTTGACGTTCTTGTCGCTTTCGGTGGTGGGCGGTTTGGCGGGTTTGGCTGCGTCGATTGAACCGAAGTTGACGGGCGGCTCGGCGATGTGGGTGCGGGTCTGGCGGCCTCGGTTGACGTGGATCCACATCGCTCTGTTTGTCCCACTGCCTGCGCTGTTGGCCGGGCACGTCTTAAGCGTGTACTGGTATTGA
- a CDS encoding cytochrome c3 family protein, which yields MTTAKRFWLLMLGINVMVFGFVAYSAMAPGALTKTTLLPGITSHGHYQIEMRCDVCHTEGSGIRQDACLDCHADELRLAKDTHPASKFNDPTNADLLSVLDAQNCLTCHREHVQEQTLPMGLTMPADYCFHCHQETLETRPSHQDFAFDSCATAGCHNYHDNRALYENFLLKHADEEDFLSTMAGLIRTPVVESNTTQLNGGDADAPEDWMSATAEDVATLDDWASTTHAAAGVNCSGCHASEVESNSSDVALKTDSEPELQWTRSVGLDACGKCHEQQRATFFEGHHGMRLAIDLPAMTPAQARLPMHVDAAHRQLDCNACHAGHRFDTQYASVDACLVCHNDEHSRAYQQTSHYESWVKEVAGETASGSGVSCATCHMPRLEDDDGNVWVQHNQNANLRPNEKMIREVCMNCHGLAFSIDALADRDAINQCFAASPSVHIESVDLAKARFEEKQRKKEQRLKQK from the coding sequence ATGACAACAGCAAAACGATTTTGGCTGTTGATGTTGGGCATCAATGTGATGGTGTTTGGTTTCGTCGCGTATTCCGCGATGGCGCCGGGTGCGTTGACCAAGACCACCTTGTTGCCGGGTATCACCAGTCATGGTCACTACCAGATTGAGATGCGTTGCGATGTTTGTCACACCGAGGGCAGCGGGATTCGCCAGGACGCATGCTTGGATTGTCATGCTGATGAATTGCGGTTGGCGAAGGACACGCACCCGGCCAGCAAGTTCAACGATCCGACCAACGCGGACTTGTTGTCGGTCTTAGATGCTCAGAATTGTTTGACGTGTCACCGCGAACACGTGCAGGAGCAAACGCTGCCAATGGGGCTGACGATGCCCGCTGATTATTGCTTCCATTGTCATCAAGAAACGTTGGAAACCCGTCCCAGTCACCAGGATTTCGCGTTCGACTCGTGTGCAACGGCGGGTTGCCACAACTATCACGACAACCGGGCGTTGTATGAGAACTTTCTGCTTAAACACGCCGATGAAGAGGACTTTCTGTCAACGATGGCGGGGCTGATTCGAACGCCGGTGGTGGAATCGAACACGACGCAACTGAATGGGGGCGATGCTGATGCGCCCGAGGATTGGATGAGTGCCACGGCCGAAGACGTAGCGACACTGGACGACTGGGCGTCCACCACGCATGCGGCTGCTGGCGTGAACTGCAGCGGATGTCATGCTTCGGAGGTCGAATCAAATTCGTCCGACGTTGCCCTGAAGACTGATTCAGAACCCGAATTGCAGTGGACCCGGTCGGTTGGGTTGGATGCTTGCGGGAAGTGTCACGAGCAACAACGGGCTACTTTTTTTGAAGGGCATCACGGCATGCGATTGGCCATCGATCTGCCTGCGATGACACCGGCCCAGGCCCGGTTGCCGATGCATGTGGACGCGGCGCATCGTCAGTTGGATTGCAATGCATGTCACGCGGGGCATCGCTTTGATACGCAGTATGCGTCGGTCGACGCTTGCTTGGTTTGCCACAACGATGAACACAGTCGGGCGTATCAACAGACGAGTCACTACGAGTCTTGGGTGAAGGAAGTAGCGGGCGAGACGGCGAGCGGTAGCGGTGTGAGTTGCGCGACGTGCCACATGCCGCGATTGGAAGATGACGACGGCAACGTGTGGGTACAGCACAACCAGAACGCGAATCTGCGTCCGAACGAAAAGATGATTCGCGAGGTGTGCATGAATTGTCACGGCTTGGCTTTTTCGATCGATGCATTGGCGGATCGGGATGCGATCAATCAGTGTTTTGCTGCCTCGCCGAGCGTGCACATCGAGAGCGTGGACTTGGCGAAGGCCCGGTTCGAAGAAAAACAGCGAAAGAAGGAGCAGCGTTTGAAGCAAAAATGA
- a CDS encoding globin family protein has translation MTPEQITLVKESWEKVKPISEQAAELFYGRLFELNPDLQSLFSGDMEEQGKKLMTTITLAVTSLDRLDTILPALQSLGKKHSAEYEVPDSSYATVGEALIWTLDKGLGEAFTDDVKEAWLLTYATLSEAMLSGTESAA, from the coding sequence ATGACCCCTGAACAAATCACATTAGTAAAAGAGAGCTGGGAAAAAGTTAAGCCCATTTCGGAGCAAGCGGCCGAGTTATTCTATGGGCGACTTTTTGAACTGAACCCGGACCTGCAGTCATTGTTCTCCGGTGACATGGAAGAGCAGGGAAAAAAGCTGATGACCACGATCACACTGGCGGTGACCTCGCTGGACCGACTCGACACGATCCTGCCGGCACTGCAGTCATTGGGTAAGAAGCACTCAGCCGAATATGAGGTACCGGACTCAAGCTACGCGACCGTGGGAGAGGCGCTGATCTGGACGCTCGACAAGGGTCTCGGTGAGGCGTTCACGGACGACGTGAAAGAGGCTTGGTTGCTCACCTACGCCACGCTCTCCGAAGCGATGTTGAGTGGAACCGAATCGGCTGCGTGA
- a CDS encoding P-loop NTPase fold protein: MQKEIVNRTLEFIAGQLLKAGNCLQSIADQNELDTKEDQLEPLLPVADPETYERYAAAFRTIVEEDVTCVAVTGPYGAGKTSLINAFRDHHSELKFIRISLATFEGDDKKSITSDRIEKSILQQLIYSAGRKQLEYSRFKKIRKPTLLQAKAILLSIFAIVTGASIKYWGNLEKFVAEANHGREFALAASGGLLWFALLVVILHGILKASAGLSIKKFSLKNAEIETEDKSKESVFNKHLDEIVYFFQETLCDILIVEDLDRFGKTEIFTKIREINQLINDNPDVRSRKKKPIVFLFAIRDDLFKGKDRTKFFDLLIPVIPFVSAGNAYDVLHNRLKNAGLRDALKDKFLRQVTVYVTDNRHLVNIVNEYTLYRRTLSDSNLDPNKLFAIILYKVFFPNDFGKLHMNQGVLADLVKELQEKRRKKRKEFSDELKQLRELEKKVREGSVQSQEVLACTYVGAMLRRSNGQAQAFRPKQGGDIATHANAKSILPALQQGDEIRLFNAQKRMVKTLSIAELEEDIHPGRTIEDRLREIDRATQLEGEGIATRRTALEKELRNARYISMKRLFSTEEIAEEVSGFEHGDLFVYLVTEGYLEENYHNYTSYFHKGAITQADREFVQRFNRDDEIEFDEKIDTPNEILLTLEDGLFGKPQGFNVTMVDHVLSEAMTDYRSKLVDGLKAFPNEALRFLEVYYDEGKHTKKLLGTLLEDWEDFLEAAAECENPVPHVKEILNASSNETLTALRHPCAFTQLIEGSAPNIFDLPKLAERLPLLAESGLLIGDISFPNLSVEERSAAIERVAEHALWKLTPKNVDTILAWHGVEEKAAHSKMFLSLKNARSPVFDHVERRINDFVDNCFLEADSTVSEPQEGVENLLSTQDLEENLGERVIKRQHTRVMFSHVPTCYWPTIIAERKFIIGWQNFEELFAETDDSTHLVSIFRSPDVVFELAEDRKEIITELFDFLVDFDGMDLESYKILIGPDLGKVAELPTAIENDKRLHLIRLGMIELNQEAYDWSEGNPTLRVALIEKEFSTFQENEQDWTLQEDEVAGLLKSSIPQDAKRNLLLDFGTIECGDDETLQKEVVQILASPETVIGEFSQDFVERVIKVVPKCDAAKLLARMIPLWNEVRVMSNLETIGTPYKEIAEYGKKPLIPKSDINLALAKTLHQTGYISSFKQEKNGIRIYTKGKNPFEAAS; the protein is encoded by the coding sequence TTGCAGAAGGAAATCGTGAATCGCACTCTCGAATTCATTGCGGGACAATTATTGAAGGCGGGAAACTGCCTCCAGTCTATTGCCGACCAAAATGAATTGGATACCAAAGAAGATCAGCTCGAACCGCTTTTGCCTGTCGCTGACCCAGAAACCTACGAACGCTATGCCGCCGCTTTTCGCACCATCGTCGAAGAAGACGTGACTTGTGTGGCTGTAACCGGTCCCTACGGTGCAGGCAAGACGAGTCTTATAAACGCGTTCCGCGATCATCACTCCGAGCTGAAATTCATCCGAATTTCATTGGCAACGTTCGAGGGAGACGACAAAAAGTCGATCACATCGGACAGAATTGAGAAAAGCATTCTTCAACAGCTGATTTACAGTGCCGGCAGAAAGCAACTGGAGTATTCACGGTTCAAGAAGATACGCAAGCCGACGTTGTTGCAGGCCAAGGCGATACTCTTAAGTATTTTCGCAATCGTGACAGGAGCGTCGATCAAGTATTGGGGCAACCTCGAAAAATTTGTGGCAGAGGCGAATCACGGGAGGGAGTTCGCTCTGGCAGCGAGTGGCGGATTGCTTTGGTTCGCCCTCCTTGTCGTGATCCTTCACGGAATCCTCAAGGCAAGTGCAGGTCTCTCGATCAAGAAATTCTCTCTCAAGAACGCCGAGATTGAGACGGAAGACAAATCCAAGGAGTCTGTTTTCAACAAACACTTAGACGAGATCGTCTACTTTTTCCAGGAGACGCTATGCGACATCCTCATCGTCGAAGATCTGGACCGATTCGGGAAAACGGAGATTTTTACGAAAATTCGAGAGATCAATCAGCTCATCAATGACAATCCTGACGTGAGGTCACGCAAGAAAAAGCCGATCGTCTTTCTTTTTGCGATCCGCGACGATCTATTCAAGGGAAAGGATCGAACTAAGTTCTTCGACCTCCTCATCCCCGTCATCCCTTTTGTCAGCGCAGGAAACGCATACGACGTTCTGCATAACAGGCTGAAGAATGCCGGACTGAGGGACGCGTTGAAGGACAAGTTCCTTCGTCAGGTCACGGTCTACGTGACGGACAACCGTCACTTGGTGAACATCGTGAATGAGTACACCCTGTATCGCAGAACTCTTTCCGATTCCAACCTCGATCCGAACAAGCTATTCGCGATCATCCTGTACAAAGTGTTTTTCCCGAACGATTTTGGAAAACTTCACATGAATCAGGGAGTGCTTGCTGACCTTGTCAAAGAACTCCAGGAAAAAAGGAGGAAGAAGCGCAAGGAATTCAGTGATGAGTTGAAACAACTTCGCGAATTGGAGAAGAAGGTTCGGGAAGGTAGTGTCCAATCCCAGGAGGTCCTGGCCTGCACCTACGTTGGAGCCATGCTCCGGCGGTCCAATGGTCAGGCACAGGCTTTTCGCCCGAAACAAGGGGGGGACATAGCTACTCATGCAAACGCAAAATCAATCCTTCCCGCGCTTCAACAAGGCGATGAAATACGACTATTCAACGCACAGAAACGCATGGTGAAGACGCTCTCGATTGCAGAATTGGAGGAGGATATCCATCCTGGTCGAACCATCGAAGATAGATTGCGAGAGATCGACAGAGCCACCCAACTTGAGGGAGAGGGGATCGCTACGAGGCGGACCGCGTTAGAAAAAGAATTGCGCAACGCTCGCTACATATCGATGAAACGTCTTTTCTCAACGGAGGAGATCGCAGAAGAGGTTTCGGGATTCGAGCATGGCGATCTATTTGTCTACCTCGTCACAGAAGGTTATCTGGAAGAAAACTATCACAACTACACGTCATACTTTCATAAGGGCGCTATTACTCAAGCCGACCGAGAATTCGTCCAAAGATTCAACCGGGATGATGAAATCGAATTCGACGAGAAGATCGATACTCCGAATGAAATACTGTTGACTCTCGAAGACGGTTTGTTCGGCAAGCCTCAAGGCTTCAACGTCACCATGGTCGATCATGTGTTAAGTGAGGCGATGACCGATTATCGCTCCAAGCTGGTTGATGGTTTGAAGGCGTTTCCAAACGAAGCCCTCCGTTTTCTCGAAGTCTACTACGATGAAGGAAAGCATACAAAAAAACTACTAGGAACACTCCTCGAGGACTGGGAGGATTTCCTCGAAGCCGCGGCCGAATGCGAGAATCCAGTTCCTCACGTAAAAGAGATTCTAAACGCATCGTCAAATGAAACACTCACAGCGTTGCGGCATCCTTGTGCGTTCACGCAATTGATTGAGGGATCCGCTCCCAATATCTTTGATCTCCCCAAGCTTGCCGAACGACTTCCATTGTTGGCGGAAAGTGGATTGCTAATCGGTGACATCAGCTTTCCAAACCTTTCCGTCGAAGAACGCTCCGCAGCAATCGAACGCGTGGCTGAGCATGCGCTCTGGAAGTTGACGCCGAAGAACGTCGACACGATTCTTGCGTGGCACGGAGTGGAAGAAAAGGCGGCCCATTCCAAGATGTTCCTCAGCTTGAAAAACGCTCGGTCCCCCGTCTTCGACCATGTTGAGAGGCGTATCAACGATTTTGTTGACAATTGCTTTCTGGAGGCGGACTCGACCGTCTCCGAACCGCAAGAGGGCGTCGAGAACTTGCTGTCAACACAGGACCTTGAAGAGAATCTCGGAGAACGGGTAATCAAGAGACAGCATACGCGGGTCATGTTTTCACATGTGCCGACGTGCTACTGGCCGACGATTATCGCGGAAAGAAAATTCATTATCGGCTGGCAAAATTTTGAAGAACTCTTTGCCGAGACGGACGATTCTACGCACCTCGTTTCAATCTTCCGATCGCCCGATGTCGTCTTCGAGTTAGCGGAAGACCGGAAGGAAATCATAACGGAACTTTTCGATTTTCTCGTCGATTTCGATGGGATGGATTTGGAGAGCTACAAGATTCTCATTGGTCCCGATTTGGGAAAGGTCGCCGAGTTACCAACCGCGATTGAGAATGATAAAAGGCTCCATCTGATCCGGTTAGGAATGATCGAACTGAACCAGGAAGCATACGATTGGTCAGAAGGGAATCCTACGCTTCGCGTGGCGCTGATCGAAAAAGAATTCTCTACCTTTCAAGAAAATGAACAGGACTGGACATTGCAGGAGGATGAAGTCGCTGGACTCCTCAAGTCATCAATTCCGCAGGACGCAAAGAGGAATTTGCTTTTGGATTTTGGAACGATCGAGTGCGGAGACGACGAGACGCTACAAAAGGAAGTTGTTCAGATACTCGCCAGCCCTGAAACGGTGATTGGCGAATTCAGCCAGGATTTCGTGGAAAGGGTTATCAAGGTCGTTCCAAAATGCGATGCAGCCAAACTCCTCGCCCGGATGATTCCACTGTGGAACGAAGTACGCGTGATGAGCAATCTTGAAACAATTGGTACACCCTACAAAGAAATTGCTGAATACGGAAAGAAGCCGCTAATCCCAAAAAGCGACATCAACCTAGCTCTGGCGAAGACCTTGCATCAAACGGGATATATCTCAAGCTTCAAACAAGAAAAGAATGGAATCCGGATCTATACGAAAGGCAAGAATCCTTTCGAGGCTGCTAGTTGA
- a CDS encoding DeoR family transcriptional regulator — MRWITLGQGEATMESLAGSLGISEKTIRRDIAGLKDRPQRVRRSHRPPITPHRSRPRAAASHHPLRKRNIVPVRQLWQCNTMNDTETVKQCHKAVRHLFLIRILKNALAIGLSGKSLASTSSLTSISYVLSFPETVANQAVVFLCEPFTVHLLCFWRT; from the coding sequence CTGCGTTGGATCACGCTGGGTCAGGGCGAAGCGACCATGGAATCGCTGGCCGGATCGCTCGGTATCAGCGAAAAGACCATCCGCCGCGACATCGCGGGCCTGAAAGATCGACCGCAGAGAGTCCGCCGAAGTCATCGACCCCCAATCACTCCGCACCGAAGTCGCCCAAGAGCTGCAGCAAGCCATCACCCGCTACGCAAGCGAAACATCGTCCCAGTGCGACAACTCTGGCAGTGCAACACAATGAACGACACGGAAACGGTAAAGCAATGCCACAAAGCTGTACGACATCTTTTCTTAATCCGTATTCTCAAGAACGCGCTAGCAATCGGATTGAGTGGCAAGAGTCTAGCGTCAACAAGCTCACTTACCTCAATTTCTTATGTGCTTAGCTTCCCTGAAACCGTTGCCAATCAAGCCGTTGTTTTTCTTTGCGAACCATTTACAGTGCATTTACTTTGTTTCTGGCGGACTTAG
- a CDS encoding Tll0287-like domain-containing protein, whose product MKFKKEISLSIFGILCLSLMTSFGCGGGATASATPDLPAEPGIPFKQFADAVHAVMMADRTVYASKVVTRLKKQDASVTPSEYWEDEEHTIPLPAQMFRMGSELVFDNPEAGFTYALKSKWPLNEQNHPKSDLEVQALDFLTENPDENFYGEEELGGEKYFVAAYADKAVAEACWSCHNDHGNREDSYPEFAKDDVMGGVIVRVPMK is encoded by the coding sequence ATGAAATTTAAAAAAGAAATATCACTGTCGATTTTCGGAATACTTTGCTTGTCATTGATGACGTCGTTCGGATGTGGTGGAGGCGCGACAGCGTCGGCCACGCCTGACTTACCCGCCGAACCAGGAATCCCCTTCAAGCAGTTCGCTGATGCGGTGCACGCGGTGATGATGGCGGATCGCACGGTCTACGCTTCCAAAGTAGTCACGCGGCTAAAGAAGCAGGATGCGTCGGTGACCCCGAGCGAATATTGGGAAGATGAAGAACATACGATTCCGCTTCCCGCACAAATGTTTCGAATGGGATCCGAGTTGGTGTTTGATAATCCGGAAGCAGGTTTCACTTACGCACTGAAAAGCAAGTGGCCCCTGAATGAACAGAACCATCCGAAGAGTGACCTGGAGGTGCAAGCACTGGATTTTCTGACGGAGAACCCAGATGAAAATTTCTATGGAGAGGAAGAGCTTGGGGGTGAAAAGTATTTCGTTGCCGCCTACGCCGATAAGGCTGTCGCGGAGGCTTGCTGGAGTTGCCACAACGACCACGGTAATCGCGAAGACAGTTATCCCGAGTTCGCGAAAGACGATGTGATGGGTGGTGTCATCGTGCGTGTGCCGATGAAGTAG